The following proteins come from a genomic window of Anaerobutyricum hallii:
- the ligA gene encoding NAD-dependent DNA ligase LigA, protein MDKQARMKELVEVLNKASRAYYQEDREVFSNKEYDELYDELQALEKETGIVMSQSPTQNVGYEVLSELEKETHESPMLSLDKTKSPEALRDWLGEREGLLSWKMDGLTVVLTYRDGILQKAVTRGNGVVGEVITNNARVFKNLPARIPFAGEVVLRGEAVIKYSDFRKINEGIEDVDARYKNPRNLCSGSVRQLNNEVTARRNVFFFAFALVKAEGRELENSVESNMLWVQDLGFEIVPYKRVTRENIIGEVQQFSEKIVENDFPSDGLVLIYDDIAYGNSLGRTAKFPRNAIAFKWADEEAETKLLHIEWSPSRTGLINPIAVFEPVELEGTTVSRASLHNISIMEGLELGENDHIKVYKANMIIPQIAENLTRSGTCSPIAHCPACGGATEVRIENDVKTLYCVNPYCSAKKVKLFSHYVSRDAMDIEGLSEATLMKMIEQGFLSELNDLYTLEQYKEQIIAMDGFGEKSYNNLIQSIEKSRETQLFRFVYGIGILNVGSSNAKLLCRHFGNSLENLRGASVEEMTQIDGIGEVIAASVRDYFDNIHNQKLLEKLLPYLHFEVENISAEGESAQSLLDKTFVITGTVEHFTNRKELKEKIESLGGKVTGSVSKKTDYLINNDTMSSSSKNKKAKELGIPVITEEEFLSMIDNN, encoded by the coding sequence ATGGATAAGCAGGCAAGAATGAAAGAACTTGTAGAAGTATTGAATAAGGCTTCTAGAGCATACTATCAGGAAGACCGGGAAGTATTTTCCAATAAAGAATACGATGAATTATATGATGAACTGCAGGCGTTAGAGAAAGAGACTGGTATTGTTATGAGCCAGTCTCCGACACAGAATGTCGGCTATGAAGTACTTAGTGAACTCGAAAAAGAAACACATGAAAGTCCGATGCTGTCTTTAGATAAGACAAAGAGCCCGGAAGCATTACGAGACTGGTTAGGTGAAAGGGAAGGGCTTCTTTCCTGGAAAATGGATGGTCTTACGGTTGTGCTTACGTATCGTGACGGTATTTTGCAGAAGGCAGTAACGCGGGGGAATGGTGTTGTAGGTGAGGTTATCACGAATAATGCCAGAGTATTTAAAAATCTTCCGGCAAGGATTCCGTTTGCAGGTGAGGTCGTTCTTCGTGGTGAGGCAGTGATCAAGTATTCGGATTTCCGAAAGATCAATGAAGGAATTGAAGATGTTGATGCGCGTTACAAGAATCCACGTAATCTGTGCAGTGGTTCTGTAAGACAGCTGAATAATGAAGTGACAGCCAGAAGAAATGTATTTTTCTTTGCATTTGCGCTTGTAAAAGCAGAAGGAAGAGAGCTGGAGAATTCTGTTGAAAGCAATATGCTCTGGGTACAGGATCTCGGCTTTGAAATTGTACCGTATAAGAGAGTGACAAGAGAAAATATTATCGGAGAAGTTCAGCAGTTTTCAGAAAAAATCGTAGAAAATGATTTCCCTTCGGATGGACTGGTTCTTATTTATGATGATATTGCCTACGGGAATTCTCTTGGAAGAACGGCAAAGTTTCCTCGTAATGCTATTGCGTTTAAATGGGCAGATGAGGAGGCAGAGACAAAGCTTTTACACATTGAGTGGAGTCCGTCAAGAACAGGGCTGATTAACCCGATTGCGGTTTTTGAGCCGGTGGAACTTGAGGGAACGACAGTCAGTCGTGCGAGCCTTCATAATATCAGCATTATGGAAGGACTGGAGCTTGGAGAGAATGATCATATCAAAGTTTATAAGGCCAATATGATTATCCCTCAGATTGCTGAGAATCTGACGAGAAGTGGAACATGCAGTCCGATTGCCCATTGTCCTGCCTGTGGTGGTGCGACAGAAGTGCGGATTGAGAATGATGTGAAGACGTTATACTGTGTGAATCCGTATTGTAGCGCAAAGAAAGTAAAGCTCTTTTCTCATTATGTGAGTCGTGATGCGATGGATATTGAAGGATTGTCAGAAGCAACATTGATGAAGATGATCGAGCAGGGATTTTTGTCTGAATTGAATGACCTGTACACTTTAGAACAATATAAAGAGCAGATTATTGCTATGGACGGATTTGGTGAGAAGTCGTATAATAATTTAATACAGTCTATTGAAAAGTCAAGAGAGACACAGTTATTCCGTTTTGTTTACGGAATCGGAATTCTTAACGTTGGAAGTTCAAATGCGAAGCTTTTATGCCGTCATTTTGGCAATTCGTTAGAGAATCTCCGAGGAGCATCCGTAGAAGAGATGACACAGATCGATGGAATCGGAGAAGTGATCGCAGCAAGTGTAAGAGATTACTTTGATAATATCCATAACCAGAAGCTCCTTGAAAAGCTGCTGCCATATTTGCATTTTGAAGTGGAGAATATATCAGCAGAAGGAGAATCGGCACAGAGCCTTTTAGATAAGACATTTGTTATTACCGGAACGGTAGAGCACTTCACAAACCGAAAGGAATTAAAAGAGAAGATCGAAAGCCTTGGAGGCAAAGTGACAGGTTCTGTTTCTAAAAAGACAGATTATCTTATCAATAACGATACGATGTCTTCTTCAAGTAAGAATAAGAAAGCGAAAGAACTTGGAATACCTGTGATTACAGAAGAAGAATTTCTTTCGATGATTGATAATAATTGA
- a CDS encoding pseudouridine synthase translates to MTDTGRKNQDFKEKISTGEPMRLNKFLSDAGVCSRRQADRYVEQGRILIDGEPAQLGQKVHAGQEVRVDGKCISISRKQIVLAVNKPKGIVCTTEKRERDNIVDFLKYPERVYPVGRLDKDSEGLILMTNDGELMNEILKARNYHEKEYEVTINRPVTNAFLKQMSEGVEILDTVTRPCKVKKTGVYTFRIILTQGMNRQIRRMCEACGYRVRELKRLRIMNIHLGDLPTGKYREITGEELSKLEKLAGRKPEGVYHG, encoded by the coding sequence ATGACGGATACAGGAAGAAAGAATCAGGATTTTAAAGAAAAGATTTCTACAGGGGAGCCGATGCGCCTGAATAAGTTTCTAAGTGATGCAGGTGTGTGTTCTAGAAGACAGGCAGACCGCTATGTGGAGCAGGGCCGTATTTTGATTGATGGAGAGCCGGCACAGTTAGGGCAGAAGGTTCATGCAGGACAGGAAGTTCGTGTCGATGGTAAGTGCATTTCGATAAGCCGTAAGCAGATCGTTCTGGCTGTGAATAAGCCAAAGGGAATTGTCTGTACTACGGAGAAGAGAGAAAGAGATAATATCGTTGATTTTTTGAAGTATCCGGAGAGAGTTTATCCGGTAGGAAGATTGGATAAGGATTCCGAAGGTCTTATTTTAATGACGAACGATGGGGAGTTAATGAATGAGATTTTAAAGGCGAGAAATTATCACGAGAAAGAATATGAAGTGACGATCAATCGTCCGGTGACGAATGCCTTTTTAAAGCAGATGAGTGAGGGAGTGGAGATTCTTGATACAGTTACCCGCCCATGTAAAGTAAAAAAGACAGGTGTGTATACATTTCGTATTATTCTTACACAGGGAATGAATCGCCAGATTCGTCGTATGTGTGAGGCATGTGGCTACAGAGTAAGAGAGTTAAAGCGTCTTCGTATTATGAATATTCATCTGGGAGATCTTCCGACAGGAAAGTATCGGGAAATTACTGGCGAGGAGCTTTCTAAGCTTGAAAAACTTGCTGGAAGAAAACCGGAAGGGGTTTATCATGGATAA
- a CDS encoding thioesterase family protein: MALDTGMKMIKTEKVTVENAAKTLGSGSLLVYGTPAMLLLVEKTAVALLDGHLDEGMTTVGTNLNVDHVSASPIGCEVSCEVTLTEIDRKKLTFVVEVKDPAGVIGKGTHERFIVDAEKFQNKANGKFDK; the protein is encoded by the coding sequence ATGGCTTTAGATACAGGAATGAAAATGATAAAAACGGAGAAAGTAACAGTAGAGAATGCGGCTAAGACATTAGGAAGCGGAAGTCTTTTAGTATACGGAACTCCTGCGATGTTATTATTAGTGGAAAAGACAGCAGTTGCTTTATTAGATGGCCATCTTGATGAGGGAATGACAACGGTTGGTACGAATTTAAATGTAGATCATGTTTCTGCCAGTCCGATTGGCTGTGAAGTAAGTTGTGAAGTGACACTTACAGAGATTGATAGAAAGAAGCTGACTTTTGTAGTGGAAGTGAAGGATCCTGCAGGTGTGATCGGTAAGGGAACGCATGAGAGATTCATTGTAGATGCAGAGAAGTTTCAGAATAAAGCGAATGGAAAGTTTGATAAGTAA
- a CDS encoding carbohydrate kinase family protein, with product MEENKKTIDVTALGELLVDFTMNGQSEQGNPLFEACPGGAPCNVLAFLQKMEKKTAFIGKVGNDQFGKMLKETIEEAGIHASNLIFDNQVNTTLAFVHTFKNGDRDFSFYRNPGADMMLTAAEVNEETIKQSKIFHFGTLSMTAEGVREATKKAVKTAKENGCLISFDPNLRPPLWESLELARTQMEYGFANCDILKISDNEIQFVSGKEDYDEGIQYLIDKYNIPLILLTMGADGSRAYYKGQKVEQAGFEVDTIETTGAGDTFCGSALNYILEHDLQNLSETELAEMLKISNAAAALVTTKKGALKSMPEKEEINYLIH from the coding sequence ATGGAAGAAAATAAGAAAACGATAGATGTGACGGCGTTAGGAGAATTGCTTGTAGACTTTACCATGAATGGGCAGAGCGAACAGGGCAATCCGTTATTTGAAGCCTGTCCGGGCGGTGCACCATGTAATGTACTTGCATTTCTTCAGAAAATGGAGAAAAAAACAGCATTCATCGGAAAAGTAGGAAATGATCAGTTCGGAAAAATGTTAAAAGAAACGATCGAAGAAGCCGGAATTCATGCTTCCAATCTCATATTTGATAATCAGGTAAATACTACCTTAGCATTTGTACATACTTTTAAAAATGGGGACAGAGACTTTTCTTTTTATCGAAATCCTGGAGCTGACATGATGCTTACAGCCGCAGAAGTAAACGAAGAAACAATAAAACAATCAAAAATATTCCATTTTGGCACGTTATCAATGACGGCAGAAGGCGTACGGGAAGCTACCAAAAAGGCAGTAAAAACAGCAAAAGAAAATGGCTGTCTTATCTCCTTTGACCCAAACCTTCGCCCACCATTATGGGAGTCATTAGAACTTGCCAGAACGCAGATGGAATATGGATTTGCCAACTGCGATATTTTAAAAATATCCGACAACGAAATTCAATTTGTCTCTGGCAAAGAAGATTACGATGAAGGAATACAGTACCTGATAGATAAATATAATATTCCGCTCATACTCCTTACAATGGGAGCAGACGGAAGCCGGGCTTACTATAAAGGGCAAAAAGTAGAGCAGGCCGGATTTGAAGTTGATACCATAGAAACAACAGGTGCCGGAGATACCTTCTGCGGCAGTGCATTAAACTATATCTTAGAACATGACTTACAAAACCTCTCCGAAACAGAACTTGCAGAAATGTTAAAAATAAGTAATGCCGCAGCCGCACTTGTAACAACAAAAAAAGGAGCATTAAAATCAATGCCGGAAAAAGAAGAAATTAACTATTTGATTCATTAG
- a CDS encoding glycoside hydrolase family 32 protein, protein MNKEIYLEEYPKHKNMRENVKRDKNRLHFHMMPPTGWMNDPNGLCQFHGINHIYFQYTPFLAGWGTKLWGHYTTKDWIHYEEEEPFLFPDTKWDRDGVYSGSAIVKEDGIHFFYTGNVKLYDKEYDYIMNGREQNTMHLFSPDGKNITYKEMVMTNDDYPSNMSKHVRDPKVYEKDGTYYMIQGGRDEKDRGCALLFQSTNLKNWKWYDTIYPEKTFGYMWECPDLFEIDGQQIMTCCPQGVEQKGYDYQNVYQCGYFPVNFDLVNRKYEFGTFVEFDKGFDIYATQTFQDEQGRRILIGWMGIPDAEYDNDATVSYDWIHALTMPRELSFKDGKLLQKPLKEMQELRKNEFHCALSEFTQWEPEDSCFELHIDFEEKAEKVEKVEIVEIIEKERGQQSRSMKLQLREDVILSLEEGILRLNMGKSGRGRKERAAKVEKLRNLTIFSDTSAIEIFINDGETVMTTRVYSENLKQKVTFLSKENTGSVTGYELGSFIVHHHEEV, encoded by the coding sequence ATGAATAAAGAGATATATTTAGAAGAATATCCCAAACATAAAAATATGCGGGAAAATGTAAAACGTGATAAGAACCGATTGCATTTTCACATGATGCCACCGACAGGCTGGATGAATGACCCAAATGGACTGTGTCAGTTTCATGGAATAAATCATATTTATTTTCAATACACCCCGTTTCTTGCAGGCTGGGGAACGAAGCTTTGGGGACACTATACGACCAAAGACTGGATTCATTACGAGGAGGAGGAACCATTCCTCTTCCCAGATACTAAATGGGACAGAGATGGCGTATACAGTGGTTCTGCCATTGTAAAAGAAGATGGGATTCACTTCTTTTATACGGGAAATGTAAAGCTTTATGACAAAGAATATGATTACATCATGAATGGAAGAGAGCAGAATACGATGCATCTTTTCAGCCCGGATGGAAAAAATATCACATATAAGGAAATGGTAATGACAAACGATGATTATCCTTCCAATATGTCAAAGCATGTAAGAGATCCAAAAGTCTACGAAAAAGACGGAACGTACTACATGATTCAGGGCGGACGAGATGAAAAAGACAGAGGCTGTGCGCTTCTTTTTCAGTCAACAAATTTAAAAAACTGGAAGTGGTATGATACCATTTATCCGGAAAAAACATTTGGTTATATGTGGGAATGTCCAGACCTGTTTGAAATCGATGGACAGCAGATCATGACCTGCTGCCCACAGGGAGTAGAGCAGAAAGGATATGATTATCAAAATGTGTACCAATGTGGATATTTTCCGGTGAACTTTGACTTAGTAAATAGAAAATATGAGTTCGGAACATTTGTTGAATTTGATAAAGGATTTGACATTTATGCGACACAGACATTTCAAGATGAACAGGGCAGACGTATTTTAATTGGATGGATGGGAATTCCGGATGCAGAATATGACAATGATGCTACCGTTTCCTATGACTGGATTCATGCTCTCACTATGCCAAGAGAACTTTCTTTTAAAGACGGAAAGCTGCTGCAGAAGCCATTAAAAGAAATGCAGGAACTACGTAAAAATGAATTCCATTGTGCGTTGTCGGAATTTACGCAGTGGGAGCCGGAAGATAGCTGCTTTGAGCTTCATATAGATTTTGAAGAAAAAGCAGAGAAAGTGGAAAAAGTAGAAATAGTAGAAATAATAGAAAAAGAACGTGGGCAGCAAAGTCGCTCGATGAAGCTGCAGCTTCGAGAAGATGTTATTCTATCTCTGGAAGAAGGAATTCTCCGTTTAAATATGGGCAAAAGTGGACGGGGAAGAAAAGAGAGAGCTGCGAAGGTGGAGAAGTTGAGAAATCTCACAATCTTCTCAGATACTTCTGCAATAGAAATTTTTATTAATGATGGAGAAACAGTTATGACAACTCGTGTTTATAGCGAGAATTTAAAACAGAAAGTTACTTTCCTCTCAAAAGAAAATACGGGAAGTGTAACAGGATATGAGCTGGGAAGTTTTATTGTTCACCATCACGAAGAAGTATAG